The nucleotide window GTAGCTGAAGAAGTTGGTTAACATAGGTCTTCTACTTCTACTGGTGCATTGTCAACTGAAGCAGCAGTGAAGGTTATGCATCATGAGCAGGGATCAGTGGCTTGCTCTCCTCGAGAAGTGATTCCAGAAAAGCTAGAGGTTAGTTAATCGGATTACCACAATTATAGGATATTATTCTCTGCATATCTCCTTGACATACTGAAAGAAAATGGACTATTTTAGTTAAAGAACCAAGTTTTTCTATGCTTAGTAGCTAACTTCTCACTTATGTTTACTTACTTTCTATTCGTGGCACCTCAAAATTTCAATTATCCTTTTATGATTGTGTACACAGGAGGTAAAGGAGGTTTATGATGTGGATGATCCAATAGTGCACGCAAACGGAGAATCTTCAAAACCAGCTGATGAAGGTGGCAATGGTGATAAGACTGTTGAGCATCAAGCTGTGCTGGAACAGGGAACACCATCTGAGGGGAACAAAAATATGAAGGTAATTGAAGATGCCAGAGATCCAATTCAGCACAAAGAAAATGAGGATATATCAAAGTCAGTTGATGGGAGCAAAGAAGTGGAAAACACTACAGATGCTGGAGGTTCTGGGGTGGTCATTCAGAGTTCTGATAATCCCCTTAGTTCAGCTGAAAATTCAGAATTGGTGGTTGAACAAGATTCCATCAATTCGAGTACATCCTCATCTCCAAATTCCGTATTACCAAACGAGACCCTGAGAGATCGAATAGCCACATCAGATTTTGATCAGCAAGATGTCCTACAATCTGATACAGAGATCATATTAAGAAATGTAACTTTGGATGAACACCCACTGGAAAATTTAATTCTGAATATGTCCGAAAATGGAACACCTTCAGTCAGGGAGTCATTGGATCAACAATCTGTTGATGGCAATTCTACAAAATCAGAGGTCAGTAAAAATTGGACTATTTTCATATTCTCATCTTCAACAAAATATCCATATTCTCATCTTCGTGCATtgctatatatagatatatatacatattatctGTTTTGGTAAGAATGCTTACATATCTTTACATCATATCGAGCAGGAAACAAGTAATACTCAATCAAATTCTACCAAGGGAGCAAAAGTTATACTTAACATGAACGAACATGTTGAAGAGAAGGACAGCAAAGAAGATCCTAAACCCAGTAGCAAACTGAAAGCAGTAGGTGGTCATGAGGCTGCTGCAGAACTGTCGAAACCAGCCGAAGGAAGTCATCCAAGGTCTCTTAAGCACGTTGAAGGCGTGGCCGAGAATCTGGTTGAATGTCAAGCTAGCATTGACCCCAAAAACTAGAAGTGGAAAATGCTAACCAAAAATCcgaggaattttttttaataaagagaTAGTTTTATGTCAAATGGGATCATTTGAATTTTGTAACTTAGCTCTACGAAATTTTCACTGCAGATTATGTTATCCTTACATTATATAgatcaatctttttttttcctttctggaGTATTATCTTCAAATTTCTCCCCATATTGTTTGCTGTAGCAAAACTACAGATTTTTAtcttgaaaaattaattaattgttgccATGTACTTGAACCCCCTTGACTAATCTGTTAAATATCAGTGTTtaattacaccaaaaatcatGCAGTTTTCATATAATTAAATATAGCAGTCAATGGTTAGAAGATGAAGTGCTGTTAATTAATCTACTTATAACCAGATAAGATAAGTGTAATTACACGTCTTTGAAAATTTACAACGTAATTCAAAACTCAGAGATTTCAGGAACCATAAAAGATCcttcaaatattttttcaaaCTCAATAACGCAGATTTTGGTTGGACTCAGTATTAATTCACTGGATAAGAACAGACTCCAGCTTTCAAGACACCCCTTTTACACTTTATTAATATAAAGCTTCATTTTGGAGCAGCTTAAACTTCATTAATTTTGTCGTTCAAGCTTTGATTATATATCCATTTGAGAACAACCATGCCTGCCATTGTAATTGCTGAAGCCGGAGGAGGCGGCTACGACTTGCCTGCCAAGCTCACATCACAGGTCGTCGTTTGTAGCATCATCGCAGCCTTTGGTGGCCTCATGTTTGGCTACGACATAGGCATTTCTGGTACACAAATAAAGTTCAATTgggtttttataattttttttatttttcaaggaTGTTAGAgttgattttgtgtttttgcAGGGGGAGTGACATCCATGGATGATTTCTTGAAGAAGTTCTTCCCAACTGTTTACATCAAGAAGCACCATGTACATGAAGACAACTACTGCAAATATGACAATCAGTATCTCCAACTCTTCACATCTTCACTATATCCTGCAGCCATTGTTGCGAGCTTTTTCGCATCAACATTTTGCAGGAAATTTGGTCGTAAACCAACAATTCAAGCTGCTTCTGTGTTTTTTGTCACTGGAGCCATCTTGAACATGCTTGCCAAGAACCTTGGCATGTTGATTGCTGGAAGACTCTGTCTTGGCGCTGGAGTTGGCTTTGGCAATCTGGTAAATATGGACAATAGTCggtgaaaattttgaaactacACAATTGTAATTTTTTCACTGTTTATTTAGATCCTCCAGTCTCACTAGTTTTTATCCTCACTATCACAAATGTCAAGATGGATGGACACTATTCATATGGATCACGTGGGATCCACGATTTCACATGAGGAGTTTGCTGTCATTTTCGGTCGCCTTTTTTTGACTTAACTAAACTGACCAAATGGTcgtttttttgggttttcatatttttttgccGATGTTTTTCTGTTATGTTTTAGTGAAGAAATATGTTaacttttcaaacaaaaaaccgaccaatcgatttggttttggttttgacgGTTCTATTTCCTTAAAAACTATAacatttcttttatattttcaCTAGGCAGTGCCACTTTTCATATCGGAAATAGCACCAGCAAAATACAGAGGCGGCCTTAACATATGCTTCCAATTGCTCATCACAGTCGGTATCTTGATAGCAAACATGATCAACTATAAAACATCCAACGTACACCCTTACGGGTGGCGCATCTCAGTAGGCGGCGCTTCCGTCCCCGCAGTGATCCTCCTAATCGGCTCCTTCGTCATCGTCGAAACTCCTGTGAGTCTCATCGAGAGAGGCAAAACAGATCAAGGTATTCGCACCCTAAGGAAAATCAGAGGAGTCGAGGATGTCGAAAAAGAGTACCAAGAGATCTTGAGATCGACTGAATTCGCAAAACAGATCAAACACCCGTTCAAAGATCTCATGAACCGACCCAATAGACCTCCTCTTGTGTGTGCAATTCTTCTCCAAGTGTTTCAGCAGTTCACTGGAATCAATGTCATCATGTTTTACGCTCCGGTGTTGTTTCAGACAATGGGGTTTGGAAGCGACGCGTCGCTGCTTTCCTCTGTGGTGACTGGTCTTGTCAATGCACTGTGCACATTAGTTGCTATTTTGACTGTTGATAGATGCGGAAGAAAGATATTACTCATCGAATCCGCCATTCAGATGATCATTGCACAGGTCAGTAGAGAATCTGAATAACCCATCTCCAATCTTGTTTCTAATTGATTAAATATTAAGGCTAATTGATCTTTTCTGGCTCTGTTTTTGTTTGCAGTGTACAATGGGTGCGCTCCTAAAAGTACACTTACATTCCACGAACGTAATGCCACACAACCTTGCGATTGTGGTGGTGATCTTGGTCTGCGTCTTCGTCTCTAGCTTCGCTTGGTCATGGGGGCCATTGGGGTGGCTAATTGCGAGCGAAATCTTCCCTCTTGAGACGCGAAACGCAGGCTACTTCTTCGCAGTCAGCAGCAACATGTTGTTCACATTCCTAATTGCACAAGCATTCCTCACAATGCTTTGCCACATGAGATCctacattttcttcttctttgcagGGTGGCTCTTTACGATGGGTTGTTTTGCCATTTTCATGCTGCCTGAAACAAAAGGAATCCCCATTCATGAGATGAAGGACAGAGCTTGGAAAAAGCACTGGTTCTGGAAGAGGTATTTCAAGGATGAGTTGGTAGTGTTGGAATTGCAAGAGAAAGTGGAGGTTAAGGCACTTGATTGATAAAATAGATtaacatgtattaattattttttgctttaattttttgttaatttgtcATTACAAAAACTATGTGAGGAATTGTGAGCAGAAGGGTTACTTCTGATTGAGGTAGGCATTTTGCCATTGTTTAATGTCAAATATTTTTCTGGTTAGTATTTTTCTACAATCAGGACCCACTTGTCCAAAAGGCCAAAATTATTaagaaaatacatatataattctTTGTACACAGGTTCCAAGCTATACAAGAAAAATTATCGATATAACCAAACCGACCGATAAACAAACCGATCAAtcgtttatttttcaaaaaactttACATATTCTTCTTGAAGAACCAACCGAATAACTAACCAATGATGGAAATAACCGATTGATCGattaaattcatgtaaaaaaattgACTATTTTCACCCCCTAAGTTCCTATAAAGCCCAAACTATGGCTTACAGGCCATCACAAGTTTCAACATCTTGATAGGCCCAAATTATAAGAAAAGTACGTATATAATTTTAGAGAGTCGCTATTTGCACACATACTTCATACTTGCATTCACtgcatacatattttttttaaaaaatctaaactTGTTAAATTATTCTTATATGAAGGCATATTTACTTTttgcctattttttttttcttaatacaATTGAATGAAACTTTGTAACCATAATTCTTTCAATCATCTTCTCCTCTACTCACCTCCCATCTTCTCCTAGTATCACGTATTCATGGATAACAAGAATAAGATTACGACAGAGAGTTCAATGTTTTTCGTCTAGttaattgaagaagagaagaaaccgttggaaaatgatggtcaactatattttgaccattattaattgaaagctcaataataattattgaatgaaatttatgggcaattgatccttgttataaggacaataaattggagtaattagtgtgaccaaatcattttttggtttaatgtaaaaagactccaaagtgaccatgatgagcatggtgaacatagtgcaataagtgtgtgtatgggaaacccacattggaaaaataccatgtggatgtgttgtttataagcccaagtgttgtagtaagactttgggcccaagggcacccaagcttttgtaggagtgagaggctccacattatgaacttggactaaAACACACACAAGCGTGCGCCCACCGAGCCGGGGCGGGTGAGCATGCGTGTGGGCCAGGCCCTTCGCAAACTCAAACTTGGGCTTACTTAGCCCAATAATTTTGCACTTTGTTACAAGCCCaggcccaaatgcattgaatatggacttAAGACTGTTCAAGCCCGAAATTGTAGCCCATGATTTGGTCAAGTCTGgttgcatctttacctggtCAAACAACAattgcaacagcccaagatatgggctggtggttgcaacCTTACTTGGTCAAAATGCAAGCCCGAAAATCAATGATTgctcactgatttttctgggtttttgttgctgggctctcctatataaggagagcttggCAGCAGCTTTCAAAGAGAAcaacacttcttcttcttctgtcattctgCTCTTCTAAGTCTCTGTTTCTCTGTCATCATCTGTCTGAGAGTGtaattctaaattggttcgtctaagtccatgcattagtattgaagtgttatttactagtggtttgcggagcgttgtatcttgggaagagtctgtccgGAGAGCTTAGCACCAGTGGCtgggacatttctctttaaggagattcgtgaaaggcgtacctcgctcccacaATTCCTATCAGCTGtttacggttttggtatttttatttaagcatcaattattgagttcataCATGCTATTGTGTTATGCATACCATCTCCTatgttaatgttactgttttatttgTGTAGCTTAGTCactgttcatgcaatataaatattaattggtttattgcatgttatattTCCAACAGAAACATGCAAATAATTCTAAAAATATCAATGCCACAAAAAATCCTATAGAAAAGAATGAAGATAGTGATATTGTACAAAATCCTCCTAATAAAGTAAGTATAtaatttttctctattttaattACATGttgaattaattataatttacaCTCGAGTAATAAAACTCTGTGTAATTCTACCTTGAGTGGTGgatagaaataaataaaaacaagattcaCCGGCGGTACTTATGTACATATGGTGGATAAAAACTGTGGTGAAGCTGGCAAGACCATGAATTTCATTTGTTAAAACATAAGGAATATTCGTTTGATGGGActtctatttatttatgtaaTAGTGCTAGATAGCTCATATAGTGGTAGCTCATGAGAGCCAAAgtctcttaaacaaaattttaaaacgttttaactctcaaaatacatattatatttttttaaaaaaaattatatattcagaatcagtgcataaagctctttctaataagatccattgtcgatgagttttatcggtaaaatcttaattccattgtttttttcaatggaattttaaaaaacaaagaattctAAACTAAAGTAATGAATTctaaactgtgctttaaaaaacaatggaatctatattaaaacaatagattTTGGATAATAAattctgggataaaagagtggaataaaactattccatttactaaatcaatggaataaacttgttgggttcTCATAGGCTATCAAAGTCATGggatacatgtcattttcgttatTTATGCTAGTTTGGGTTCATGAGACTGGCTAGGCGCCAGACCTGGCCATTAAGTCAGGCTACGCCactgcccccccccccccccactttCTTTACccggaaaagaagagaaaatgtcgcatatatatatttgtcgcATCACTTGTTTCCAGTCTCTATCTTGATCACACCCCTTGAGAATCCTATAAGAAATCACACCCCTGTTCACTCAATAATGACCTCACATCCTGGATGGCATGAATAGATTGGCTTTTTTAATAATCACGCCACCACTGGTGGCGTGAATCACTTTTCTAGATTCACGCCGTCTTAGACGGCGTGActagtttaaaaaaaacaatcacgATGTCTTAGACGGCGTGACtagttttaaaaaaacaatcacGCCGTCTTAGACGTCGTGACTCATTTTACAATATAACATCACGCGGTTTAAGACAGCGATACTCATTGagactattaaaaaaaaagaatcacgcCTTAACAAACGACATGACTACCCTACAACAACTCACAACCACCCATTCTTACCCAGCCTTATCTCTCCCCCCTCTCCACCACAAAACCGATGAAATTTCCTAACACCGATCGGTGCACATTTCCACCGACTGTCAGTCACCAGTCGCCGGTGAGAGCCACTCCTCCGACAGGTTCGAGACTGGCTACCCACTCCCGATTCTAGTTCAGCTGATACTAGgtgagtaattttttttttgttctttaatttGTTAAACTCATATTTTGGTAGTGTATAGGTTGAGATTTTGGTGGTGTTTATGGTGTATGTAGTATTTGTTGATGTGCTTGAGATTTAGGTAGTGTTTATAGTTGTGTAGGTAGTATTTGTTGATGTGCTTGAGATTTAGGTGGTGTTTATAGTTGTGTTGGTTGTGTAGGTAGTATTTGTTGATGTGCTTGAGATTTAGGTGGTGTTTATAGTTGTGTAGGTAGTATTTGTTGATGTGCTTGAGATTTAGGTTGTGTTTATAGTTGTGTAGGTAGTATTTATTGATGTGCTTGATTATAAATATTGTTTAGGCATATTAGAGTAGTTAATTATGATTAATTGTATTATTTGAATAATTTAGGgaaaacaattaataaattCATTATTTGAATAATGATTTTTTCGAAGTTTAGAACGTTATGAACAAATTATGTGTAACACTTAAATATATTTCATGTAGATTGGAGGTGATAATGACATCACCTTGGAGGGGAAATGCACCTCGTGGGTTTCATGATGTTTATGATTATGACTTATTGGAACCAAGGGTTGATTATAGTCAAACAGACATTGGTAGTTCATATCAGCTAGTATCATCATCCATTAACCTGAATCTAATCCCAGAAATGTGTAGTAATGAAGACTATAGTCACTTTGAGCAAGCATTTGCTAATAATGATTCAGAGTttgttgaagaagaaaatgatattGATTCTGAAGGTAATGATGATGAGGAGGATAATGGTAATGTTGGGGTCAATAATGATTCAAATGTCTAGTGTGAAGATGAATATCTTAATTTGAGCTGGTGCCTGAATTTGACGATGTTAGCCAAGCAGATTTGGCTGTTTATAGAGATTGGCATATGCAGGACCATAGTACATTTGATACATTGGCAGTAAATgatgtttttgaaaataagaagGAATTTATTCGCGGGGTGAAGATGTGGCATATTAAGAATAACTACCAGTACAAAACATTACGCTCAAATGCAGACGAGGTACAGTTGAGATGTGTGAAGGAGTCAGTTTGCAAATGGTATCTTCGAGCTACGAACAAGGAAAAATTGAATCTATGGATGATAACGGTAATTAAAGGTAGGCATACATGCACAAATGTGTCACTGCGTCATGGTCATCGCCAGTTGGACTCG belongs to Tripterygium wilfordii isolate XIE 37 chromosome 2, ASM1340144v1, whole genome shotgun sequence and includes:
- the LOC119983085 gene encoding sugar transport protein 8-like, with product MPAIVIAEAGGGGYDLPAKLTSQVVVCSIIAAFGGLMFGYDIGISGGVTSMDDFLKKFFPTVYIKKHHVHEDNYCKYDNQYLQLFTSSLYPAAIVASFFASTFCRKFGRKPTIQAASVFFVTGAILNMLAKNLGMLIAGRLCLGAGVGFGNLAVPLFISEIAPAKYRGGLNICFQLLITVGILIANMINYKTSNVHPYGWRISVGGASVPAVILLIGSFVIVETPVSLIERGKTDQGIRTLRKIRGVEDVEKEYQEILRSTEFAKQIKHPFKDLMNRPNRPPLVCAILLQVFQQFTGINVIMFYAPVLFQTMGFGSDASLLSSVVTGLVNALCTLVAILTVDRCGRKILLIESAIQMIIAQCTMGALLKVHLHSTNVMPHNLAIVVVILVCVFVSSFAWSWGPLGWLIASEIFPLETRNAGYFFAVSSNMLFTFLIAQAFLTMLCHMRSYIFFFFAGWLFTMGCFAIFMLPETKGIPIHEMKDRAWKKHWFWKRYFKDELVVLELQEKVEVKALD